The Anderseniella sp. Alg231-50 genome segment GCTCACCGTAAAACAGCGAGACAACATGCTTTGCCTGCGCAAAAAACAACCAGCGCTCGACGATTGCTGCAATGCCCGACAATACGACCGCGAGCACGGCAAATACCGGCGCTGCATCACCTTCAAAGCCAAACGCCGCCCACACCAGCACAAGCGCTGCAGCCAGGCAGCCCCCGACAATCATGCGCAGTTTCCGGGCGTGCTTGCGCGCAACCCTGAAACCCATTTCCGACTGGATGTAGTTCTCCGACGTATGCGGCAATTCCCACTGGCGCACATCGCTGCCGAGACCGGTGGCATCGCCCATGGTGTAGATCGGCTTCATATTGTCGATACTGGCCCAGTAAACCAGCTTGGCAATAGCTGCCAACACCAGCGCAACGATGGTGATGACACCGAGTGCGGGAATGCCGGAACGGCCGAACACACTAGCCAGTGCAAACAGCAAGACGGCGCCGGTGGCAATCGAGAAAATCAGGTAGACCGGCACCACCATCCAGTGCCGCCAGGCACGGATTGTCGCCAGCGATGCATAGATCATTGCGGTGCACACCACCGTCACCATGGCCAGGATGGCCGTGAGGATGCCCAGAACCATCAACAGGCTTTCATTGCTGTCCGGCAACACCCACAGCAATCCGAACAGGCAGGCGGGAATATAGGTGGCCACTGCCAGCACGCCTTCGCGTGACAGCCACGAAGACCGCCACTGCGAAAACGCCCGCCAGGCACGTTCCGGGTGACCAAGGTGGAACGTGGATGACAACAACCCGACGGTGATCAGGCCGAGGGCCAACAGCATGGACACGGTGCCAAACCAGAAGTCAGAAGCGCTGCCATGACTGGCACCGGTCAAACCCAGCAGCGCCAGCAGGCCATAACCGGCGCCGGACGCAGTGGTGAACAGGATTACGGAATATGCGGGATGCATTAGCTCAGGACCTCGTCAATCCAGGAAAAGACGCGCTCTGCCAGCGAGCCGTCACCCTTGCCGACCGTTTCCAGCGGTGTCGACTTTACACCGCCTGCCTTGTCACGGCGCGGCCGCGGCGGCAGGTACTTGTTGACCGGCTTGTAATCCATCTGCGGCAGCAGGTCGAAGCCGCCGCGGGCATTGACCAGCTTTGATACTTTGGAGTTTTCGTCCCCCAGATCACCGAAATGGCGGGCACCCGTAGGACACGCCCGCACGCATGCCGGCTGGCGGTCTTCCGGTTCCAGGTTTTCATTGTAGATGCGGTCCACACACAATGTGCACTTCTTCATCACGCCGTCGTCCTGGTCGTACTCGCGCGCGCCGTAAGGACAGGCCCATGAGCACAGCTTGCAGCCGATGCAGGTATCCGGGTTGACCAGCACGATGCCGTCTTCCTCACGCTTGTAACTGGCACCCGTCGGACAAACGGTGACACAGGCAGGCGTTTCGCAATGCAGGCAGGAGCGCGGGAAATGCAGGCCGCGGGCATTGTCACCGTCGCCGGTTTCGTAGCCGTGAATGCGGTTGAGCCACGCACCTGCCGGATCAGGCCCGTAAGGTTCAAGATCAGTGAGCGGCGCCGAGTAGCCCTGTGTGTTCCATTCCTTGCACGACACCGCACAGGCCTGACAGCCGACGCAGGTATCAAGGTCGATGACCAGGCCGAGCTTCTTCTGTCCGGGCTTTGTCGTATCTGGAAGGGTTGTCATGACCTGGCTCCCCGCAGCGCCCGCGAGCCGATTTTCATGGCCGCCTTGAACAGGCCCGGCGGCCGCTTGGTGGCCTCAAATTGCGGTTCCGTCATTTCCGCGCCGTCCGCCTTTTCAACGCGCACCCGAAGGTCGTACCACGCCGCCTGCCCGGTTACCGGATCGGAATTGGAATAGCGGTAACCGTCGCCGCGTGCCGGCAACAGGTCGGAGATGATGTGGTTGAGCAGGAAACCCTTCTTGGCTTCCGGCGCATTCTTGTCAAGGTTCCAGGCCCCCGACCGCTTGCCGATGGCATTCCAGGTCCACACGGTGTCCGGGTTGACCCCGTCCATCAGTTTCAGCTGCACCTTGATGCGGCCGTGGTGGCTGGTGACATGCACCCAGTCGCCGTCCTTCATACCGAGTTTCTTGGCCCGGCCACGCTCCATGTAGAGCCAGTTGCGGCCCAGAATCTGGCGCAGCCAGGCGTTCTGCGAACCCCATGAATGGTACATCGCCATGGGCCGCTGGGTGATGGCGTGCATTGGGAATTCGCGGGCATCGGTCATGGCTTCTTCAAACGGCGCATACCACATCGGCACCGGGTCGAAGAACGACTCCACACGACGGCGGTGCACCTGCGGCGGCACGACGTCGCCATGGCCGCGCGCGGCCTGGCGGAACTTCTGCATGGTTTCGGAATACAGGCTGAACATGATCTGGTTGGCATTGGGGTTGAAGCCGAAGCCCTGCGCCCATTCCAGGTAATCCTTGTTGGCCATGCGGTAGTAGCGCATGTGTTCCGGCAACTCGTACTTCCAGAAACAGCCGTTCTTGATGTAGTCGTCAAGCTGGTTCGGATTGACTTCGCCGGTGCCCTGCTTGCTGCCGTCTGCGCCCCTGAATCCGGCCAGCGGACCAATGCCCGGGCCGCGCTCGTGGTTGACAATATAGTCAGAATAACCGCCGGGGTATTTCGGCGTCATGTCTTCCTTGACCATACCCGGCAAACCCAGCCGGGCACCGAGATCCAGCATCACTGTCTGGAACGGCCGTACATCGCGGTCCGGCTCAACGACAGGCCGGCGAATTGAATCAGCCGGACCATGGGGTTCCGAAATGGGCCGGTCCAGCATGGAGATACAGTCCCAGCGTTCCAGATAGGTCGTGTCCGGCAGGATCAGGTCGGCATAGGCCACGGTCTCTGAGTAATAAGCATCCGAATAGATGAATTTCGGGATCACATAGTCCCCGGTCTCTTCATCAATTTTGGTCAGGTGCTCCATGATACCGGTGGTATTCATGGAGGAGTTCCAGCCCATGTTCGCCATGTACATGAACAAGACGTCGATACCATACGGGTCCTTGTTGGCCGCGTTGGTGATGACCGTGTGCATCAGGCCATGGGCGGCAATCGGCGCATCCCAGGAATAGGCCTTGTCGATGCGCCGGGGCGAGCCGTCGTCATTGACCAGCAGGTCTTCAGGTCCGGCCACAAAGCCAAGCGGCGGACCGGGCAGCGGCTTGAGCGGATTGACCTCGCCGACCTTGCCGGCCGGCCTCAGGCCGGGAGGGGCTGCCTTCGGGAATGGCGGCTTGTAAAGGAAACCGCCCGGCACATCGATGGTGCCCAGCAGAATCTGCAGGATGTGAATTGAACGGCAGGTATGAAAGCCGTTGGAGTGGGCCGAGATACCGCGCATGGCATGCATGGACACTGGCCGACCGGTCATCTTGTCGTGTTTGTTGCCATGGGTATCAGTCCAGGCAACGTCCAGTTCGAAGGCCTGCTCAAAGGCGGCGTGGGCCAGTTCGCCGGCAATGCGTTCGATGGTTGCAGCTTCTATGCCGCAATGAGTTGCAGCCTTTTCGGCAGAATACTCATCGGAGAGATAGCGCTCGGCAACAAACTGGAATGACGGTACGCCGATGCGCTTGGTCTTGCCGGGCAGTTTCACTTCGCCGTGCAGCGCCACCTGGTCTGCCTTGTCGACGGTCACGGGCTTTTTGGACTTCGCATCCAGCACCAGTATCTTGCCATAGCGGTCGCGTGCGATCAGGCCGTCGTCTGCCGCGCCGGGATCACGGATGACCAGGTGACCGGCATTGGTATAGCGGGCCAGGTAGTCGAGGTCGATCTTGCCTGCCTTGAGCAACTGGTGCACCAGCGCACCGACAAACAGTCCGTCGGTGCCGGGGCGAATGCCGACCCATTCATCTGCAATGGCGGAATACCCCGATTTCACCGGATTGATCGATACGATCTTGGCGCCGTTCTTCTTCAACTTGCCAAGGCCGGTCTTGATCGGGTTGGAGGCGTGGTCCTCGGCGACACCGAACAGCAGGAAGTACTTGGTGCGATCCCAGTCGGGTTCACCAAACTCCCAGAACGAGCCGCCAAACGTATACAGGCCAGCGGCCGCCATGTTCACCGAACAAAACCCGCCATGGGCGGCAAAATTCGGGGTGCCGAACTGGCTTGCCCACCAGCCGGTGAGTGCCTGTGACTGATCGCGCCCGGTAAACAGCGCCAGTTTTTTAGGATCGGTCGAGCGAACCTCGGACAACCAGGTGGTTGCCGTCCTCAGTGCTTCGTCCCATTCAACCTCGCGGAATTCACCAGAGCCGCGCGGGCCAACCCGCAGCAGCGGCTTGGTCAGGCGGGCCGGTGAATAATGCTGCATGATGCCGGCAGAGCCCTTGCCGCACAAAACACCCTTGTTCACCGGATGGTCGCGGTTTCCCTCAATGTATTTGACCGTTCCGTCTTTCAGGTAGACCTTGATGCCACAGCGGCAGGCGCACATGTAACATGTGGTGGTTTTCACCTCATCCCAGGTCTTCAGGTTGAGATCGACTTTGGGCTCGCTGGCCATGGGCGCAATACCATCCGCAGTTTTAAATGGAAGACGACTTCGATGGTCAAACTAGCAGAGCGCTGTGCCATCGCAATAGCACCAGCCGCGGCAAAGCGACCAACCAGATGGCATTTATTGAAACAAAAAGTCTCAATAATCAAAAATTGAAATGCGTATAATCAAAAAGGGCGCCGCAATCCTGCGGCGCCCTTTGTCTAAACTGCTGTGTTCGTCAGGCTATTCGAGAATTTCACCTGCGGCGACCCAACGACCGAAGTTCGGCAAGTCAAGCGTCGCACCATAACGGTCGGTTTCCCGTATTGTCTGGGTGCCAAAGCGATGCGTGAACCCGGCCATGATTGTATGTTCGGTGAATTCCGCCGAATCCGGGCTGCTTTTATCGAAGTGTGCGCCGCGATATCCGACAAATACATTGCTGTCGCCAAGAATCGGCAATCCCGCAATCATCGTATCGTAGCGAACACCCCATTCAAGGATTGTCATGTCCGACGGAGTTATCTCATTGAAATCATTTTGCCCATCCACATAAGCGATTTCAGCCTGCACGCGGGTATCGGGGTCCATGAACCAGCGAACAATGCCACGACCAAAAAAAGCGTCCCGCAAGGCATCGCTGTCTACTATCGTCGAACTGTCTGACGATGCACCATCAATGTAACCGCCCTGAACGTAGAGAGTGAAATCGCCTGCATAGAGCTGTGCCTCACCGCCAACTGCGTAGTAGCTGAAGTCTCTGGTGCTGTCGCTACCATTATCATCAGACGCTCCACCGCCAAACGATGCAAATGCACCGAACAACCCTGAATTCGGGTCTCTCCATGACAAATGCCCACCAGCCAGGAACGAGTGCGAAAAATGATCGTCCTCTCGCGAACCGGCCAATGCCTCAGAGGCATACTCGAACTCGACATCCGTCTGGATTGACAAATTCTCGCCAAGAGGCAGGCTCAATCGCCCGGTCAGACCGGAAACCAACTGGGAGTCGCCATCATCGAAATCGACACTGCCATCGCTGTCGTAGAAAGTGATCCCGGAAAAGGATTCAACCTCGCCGCCGACAACCAATCCGCGAATAGCCTCCTCGGCATCGAAATCCGCAGCGCTAACGCTGTTGGCTGACACTGCCAGCGCTATCGCCATTGCCGAGGTTGCGATTAGTTTTTTCATTATTTTTACCCTGCCCACTGATTTGAGTCGTGTATTTTTGAGTTGTACGGAGGAAAAAGCCATAACTGGCGGACCAGGTCAACGTGGTACACCGGCATGTGATGACTATTTTAGAAACCGTGACTTTTCTGCCACACTTCCAAAAGCACAAGCGGTGCTGATGAGTATCGCCCGGAATTGATCTGACGTGTGCAGATCATCACACGGACAAGTATCCTGGAGTGTTAGTCTGTCGCGGCGCGAGCATCACTAGTTCGGGACGGATACCGGCATTACCAGGCACCAGGAAAACAAAGACACGATCTGTGAATCCAGCAGCAAACCTGCCGGATTTGCATGGCGAACGTTTGCCGGTTTCGGCCTGATGCTGGCATTGCTGCTGGGCGGCGGCGCACTCGTGTGGTTCCTGAAGGATGGCACCAGTGCTCTTTCTGGCGACACATTGGCGGCCTACATAAAATCCTGGGGTATCTGGGGAAAACTGGGCGTTGTCGGGCTGATGGTGGCGCATTCGTTCATTCCGTTTCCTGCAGAGTTCGTCGCAATCGCGGCCGGCATGTGTTTCGGTACAGTGTGGGGAACGCTGCTGACCTGGGCGGGCGCCATGATCGGCGGGCTTGTAGCTTTCGGGATTGCCCGAAAGCTGGGCCGCCCGTTCGTTGCCGACATGCTGAAGCCCGAACAACTGGCGAAGATCGACAATGGAGCGGGCATAACAAGCGTACCGGCGATGATCGGCGTGAGGCTTATGCCGGTGATCGCCTTCAACCTGATCAATTACGGTGCCGGGCTGACCGATGTCAGCTGGTGGCGTTTCACCTGGACCATGGCAATCGGCATCCTGCCGCTGACACTCCTGATGGCGCTGCTCGGCGACCAGATGCGCGAGCCGACGATCGCCGACTGGATGGCGCTGCTTGGCGCAAGCGTAGCGATGCTGACAATCGTCCTGCTTGCCCGGCGCATTGGCACCCGCGGAACCAGCAACTAGACCGGTTGCTTCACCAGCTCAGCGCCTGGCAATCGCATGTTCGCGAAACACCACGTAAAGGCCCGCACAG includes the following:
- a CDS encoding DmsC/YnfH family molybdoenzyme membrane anchor subunit — protein: MHPAYSVILFTTASGAGYGLLALLGLTGASHGSASDFWFGTVSMLLALGLITVGLLSSTFHLGHPERAWRAFSQWRSSWLSREGVLAVATYIPACLFGLLWVLPDSNESLLMVLGILTAILAMVTVVCTAMIYASLATIRAWRHWMVVPVYLIFSIATGAVLLFALASVFGRSGIPALGVITIVALVLAAIAKLVYWASIDNMKPIYTMGDATGLGSDVRQWELPHTSENYIQSEMGFRVARKHARKLRMIVGGCLAAALVLVWAAFGFEGDAAPVFAVLAVVLSGIAAIVERWLFFAQAKHVVSLFYGEQSV
- a CDS encoding 4Fe-4S dicluster domain-containing protein encodes the protein MTTLPDTTKPGQKKLGLVIDLDTCVGCQACAVSCKEWNTQGYSAPLTDLEPYGPDPAGAWLNRIHGYETGDGDNARGLHFPRSCLHCETPACVTVCPTGASYKREEDGIVLVNPDTCIGCKLCSWACPYGAREYDQDDGVMKKCTLCVDRIYNENLEPEDRQPACVRACPTGARHFGDLGDENSKVSKLVNARGGFDLLPQMDYKPVNKYLPPRPRRDKAGGVKSTPLETVGKGDGSLAERVFSWIDEVLS
- a CDS encoding molybdopterin-dependent oxidoreductase, with amino-acid sequence MASEPKVDLNLKTWDEVKTTTCYMCACRCGIKVYLKDGTVKYIEGNRDHPVNKGVLCGKGSAGIMQHYSPARLTKPLLRVGPRGSGEFREVEWDEALRTATTWLSEVRSTDPKKLALFTGRDQSQALTGWWASQFGTPNFAAHGGFCSVNMAAAGLYTFGGSFWEFGEPDWDRTKYFLLFGVAEDHASNPIKTGLGKLKKNGAKIVSINPVKSGYSAIADEWVGIRPGTDGLFVGALVHQLLKAGKIDLDYLARYTNAGHLVIRDPGAADDGLIARDRYGKILVLDAKSKKPVTVDKADQVALHGEVKLPGKTKRIGVPSFQFVAERYLSDEYSAEKAATHCGIEAATIERIAGELAHAAFEQAFELDVAWTDTHGNKHDKMTGRPVSMHAMRGISAHSNGFHTCRSIHILQILLGTIDVPGGFLYKPPFPKAAPPGLRPAGKVGEVNPLKPLPGPPLGFVAGPEDLLVNDDGSPRRIDKAYSWDAPIAAHGLMHTVITNAANKDPYGIDVLFMYMANMGWNSSMNTTGIMEHLTKIDEETGDYVIPKFIYSDAYYSETVAYADLILPDTTYLERWDCISMLDRPISEPHGPADSIRRPVVEPDRDVRPFQTVMLDLGARLGLPGMVKEDMTPKYPGGYSDYIVNHERGPGIGPLAGFRGADGSKQGTGEVNPNQLDDYIKNGCFWKYELPEHMRYYRMANKDYLEWAQGFGFNPNANQIMFSLYSETMQKFRQAARGHGDVVPPQVHRRRVESFFDPVPMWYAPFEEAMTDAREFPMHAITQRPMAMYHSWGSQNAWLRQILGRNWLYMERGRAKKLGMKDGDWVHVTSHHGRIKVQLKLMDGVNPDTVWTWNAIGKRSGAWNLDKNAPEAKKGFLLNHIISDLLPARGDGYRYSNSDPVTGQAAWYDLRVRVEKADGAEMTEPQFEATKRPPGLFKAAMKIGSRALRGARS
- a CDS encoding VTT domain-containing protein, with the translated sequence MLALLLGGGALVWFLKDGTSALSGDTLAAYIKSWGIWGKLGVVGLMVAHSFIPFPAEFVAIAAGMCFGTVWGTLLTWAGAMIGGLVAFGIARKLGRPFVADMLKPEQLAKIDNGAGITSVPAMIGVRLMPVIAFNLINYGAGLTDVSWWRFTWTMAIGILPLTLLMALLGDQMREPTIADWMALLGASVAMLTIVLLARRIGTRGTSN